A genomic window from Prosthecobacter sp. SYSU 5D2 includes:
- a CDS encoding TonB-dependent siderophore receptor: MKPLPLSLLLLCLSFPPLLAQEATAPATGEMETLPEVVVSAEAEPKTAYSAPVTNSASRIPENIMEVPRSVQTVTQQVIQDRAIIDPQEAVQNVSGVQRGGTFTGTGESYRLRGFAQQTYIKDGFRAGTVPGGIVYNAVAPTDVANLQQIEVLKGPASILFGRGEPGGVVNYVTQRASFEDAYSIQQMVGSFDFYRTQVNANWAAVPDKFALRFDGAFETGDSYIDYVESERTFIAPAFAWQISENTLLNFRAEYSHDDRSTIPGMPYQNGSVIGGIPYDRYLGEPGFTRNVTDTYRALLTLEHRWNEHHKTTLSLHGLTSTSEGGYFILFNFAGPLQDPVTGNIARSSAATDFSEQYLTARLDHLITWDLAPNVKNELLISAEFDYQYNDNIRKLSGHPGINPYNPVYTGYQPGPLLPFPGFPTAFAEATTTDAKAYSLLLMDKVSFGESVFLNFGARLEWFDATFESTYADPGVPFPDTFGELDQGSVNPFAGIVFKPLKQLALYGSYSESTNSFRNISLRTASGESLDPERGRQFELGAKTELLDGRFIASAAFFQINKTDISAADPNNPLFSINAGEERSRGFELDLAGELAPGWRLLMNYAYLDSRIIDAPGGANVGNRRPGVPENSGSIFTTYEIQTGRLKGLGFGGGVYMSDRVAVDTVNSGNLAGFAQTDALVFYRRNNWQVQLNVKNLFDNEIFYSADQSTSVQAGNARTFIASVKFEF; encoded by the coding sequence ATGAAGCCACTCCCGCTGTCTCTCCTTCTCCTCTGCCTCTCCTTCCCTCCGCTCCTGGCGCAAGAAGCCACGGCTCCGGCCACTGGTGAAATGGAAACCCTGCCCGAAGTCGTCGTCTCCGCTGAGGCGGAGCCCAAAACGGCTTACTCCGCGCCGGTCACCAACTCCGCCTCACGCATCCCGGAAAACATCATGGAGGTGCCCCGCTCCGTGCAGACCGTCACCCAACAGGTCATCCAGGACCGCGCCATCATTGATCCGCAGGAGGCCGTTCAAAACGTCAGCGGCGTGCAGCGCGGCGGCACCTTCACCGGCACGGGCGAGAGCTACCGCCTGCGCGGCTTTGCCCAGCAGACCTACATCAAGGACGGATTCCGCGCCGGCACCGTCCCCGGAGGCATCGTTTACAATGCCGTCGCTCCCACCGATGTGGCCAACCTCCAGCAGATTGAGGTCCTCAAAGGCCCCGCCTCCATCCTCTTTGGCCGTGGCGAGCCTGGGGGCGTGGTGAACTACGTCACCCAAAGGGCCAGTTTTGAGGATGCCTACAGCATCCAGCAGATGGTCGGCAGCTTTGATTTCTACCGCACCCAGGTCAATGCGAACTGGGCCGCCGTACCAGACAAATTTGCCCTTCGTTTCGATGGCGCTTTTGAGACCGGAGATTCCTACATTGATTACGTCGAGTCTGAGCGCACCTTCATCGCCCCCGCCTTCGCCTGGCAGATCAGCGAGAACACCCTGCTGAACTTCCGTGCGGAATACAGCCACGATGACCGCTCCACCATCCCCGGCATGCCTTATCAGAACGGCAGCGTCATCGGCGGCATACCCTATGACCGCTATCTGGGCGAGCCCGGCTTCACCCGCAATGTCACGGACACCTACCGTGCCCTTCTCACCCTGGAGCACCGGTGGAACGAGCATCACAAAACCACCCTCTCCCTCCACGGCCTCACATCCACCAGTGAGGGCGGCTACTTCATTCTCTTCAACTTCGCCGGCCCTCTCCAGGATCCGGTCACAGGTAACATCGCCCGTTCCTCCGCAGCCACTGACTTTTCCGAGCAATATCTGACCGCACGGCTGGATCACCTCATCACCTGGGACCTGGCCCCCAATGTGAAAAACGAGCTGCTCATCTCCGCCGAGTTTGACTACCAGTATAATGACAACATCCGCAAACTCAGCGGCCATCCTGGCATCAATCCTTACAACCCCGTCTATACCGGCTACCAGCCAGGTCCCCTGCTGCCGTTTCCCGGCTTCCCCACCGCCTTTGCTGAGGCCACCACCACGGATGCCAAAGCTTATTCCCTTCTGCTCATGGACAAGGTTTCTTTTGGGGAATCTGTCTTCCTGAACTTTGGTGCCCGCCTGGAGTGGTTTGATGCCACCTTTGAATCCACCTATGCAGACCCTGGCGTTCCCTTTCCGGATACCTTTGGAGAGCTGGACCAGGGCAGCGTGAACCCCTTTGCTGGCATCGTCTTCAAGCCGCTCAAGCAGCTCGCCCTTTACGGCAGCTATTCGGAAAGCACCAACTCATTCAGGAACATCTCCCTGAGAACCGCCAGTGGCGAAAGCCTGGACCCGGAGCGTGGCCGCCAGTTTGAGCTGGGGGCCAAGACGGAGTTGCTGGACGGCCGCTTCATCGCCAGCGCAGCCTTCTTCCAGATCAACAAGACCGACATCTCCGCCGCAGATCCCAACAATCCGTTGTTCTCCATCAATGCCGGCGAGGAGCGCAGCCGCGGTTTTGAACTGGACCTCGCGGGCGAGCTGGCCCCAGGCTGGCGGCTGCTCATGAACTACGCCTATCTGGACAGCCGCATCATTGATGCCCCCGGCGGAGCCAATGTGGGCAACCGCCGCCCCGGTGTGCCGGAAAACAGCGGCAGCATCTTCACCACCTATGAAATCCAGACCGGCAGGCTGAAGGGCCTCGGCTTTGGCGGTGGCGTTTACATGAGCGACCGCGTCGCCGTGGATACGGTCAACAGCGGCAATCTGGCCGGTTTTGCACAGACCGATGCGCTGGTCTTTTACCGGCGTAACAACTGGCAGGTGCAGCTCAATGTGAAGAACCTCTTCGATAACGAGATCTTCTACTCCGCAGACCAGAGCACCTCGGTCCAGGCAGGCAATGCCCGCACCTTCATTGCCTCCGTGAAATTCGAGTTCTAA
- a CDS encoding addiction module protein: protein MSTIEVSHLTLREKFQVMESLWDDLRHHVERLEVPQTHKDVLDSRRQKVDSGAGKLRLWDEAKHDIGFRIP, encoded by the coding sequence ATGAGTACCATTGAAGTCTCACATCTCACCCTGCGGGAAAAATTCCAGGTCATGGAATCGCTGTGGGACGATTTGCGTCATCATGTGGAGCGGTTGGAGGTACCTCAAACCCATAAGGATGTCCTGGATTCACGACGGCAGAAGGTGGACTCCGGAGCTGGCAAGCTCCGCCTGTGGGACGAGGCAAAGCACGACATCGGTTTTAGAATCCCATAA
- a CDS encoding AraC family transcriptional regulator translates to MARAPSSYQLTATELHEVYAEKSNVQEHGEVVESEYEPLVPWVQGATTARTVRPGFYMHWAEEVFDREVRIRCNEEEDFYVLTFALEGHWQEISGARRRLHDRHAGTMALIRFSQSKEHRAMPTAHARKARHLTLAVEGSQLRQWMTERELAEHPQWRRFLNGEGEPCIVAPLTPRARLVVEQIQNCPFQGICRTLSMEARCLDLIVEMIAFLSPAPAPASRRLTSQDQERINAAAEFLRQSLEAPPTLVELATRVSLSESKLKSGFHQVFGTTTFGYLRQQRLEKARLLLERGDCSILDASHMVGISNPSHFASLFKQQFGMNPKQFQLNVTRQK, encoded by the coding sequence ATGGCTCGCGCACCCAGTTCCTACCAGCTCACCGCGACTGAGCTGCATGAGGTGTATGCGGAAAAGTCCAATGTGCAGGAGCATGGGGAGGTGGTGGAGTCGGAGTATGAGCCCCTGGTTCCCTGGGTGCAGGGTGCCACCACGGCCCGCACCGTCCGCCCCGGCTTTTACATGCATTGGGCGGAGGAAGTCTTCGACCGGGAGGTGCGCATCCGCTGCAATGAGGAGGAGGACTTTTATGTCCTTACCTTTGCGCTGGAAGGGCACTGGCAGGAGATCTCCGGCGCGCGCCGCCGTCTCCATGACCGCCACGCCGGGACCATGGCGCTCATCCGCTTCAGCCAGTCCAAGGAGCACCGGGCCATGCCCACCGCCCACGCGCGAAAGGCCAGGCACCTCACCCTGGCGGTGGAAGGCAGCCAGTTACGCCAATGGATGACGGAGCGGGAGCTGGCAGAGCATCCGCAGTGGCGCCGCTTCCTCAATGGCGAAGGGGAGCCGTGCATCGTCGCCCCCCTCACACCGCGCGCACGGCTGGTGGTGGAGCAGATCCAAAACTGCCCGTTCCAGGGAATCTGCCGCACGCTCTCCATGGAGGCACGCTGTCTGGACCTGATTGTGGAGATGATCGCCTTCCTCAGCCCCGCTCCTGCGCCCGCCAGCCGCCGCCTCACCTCCCAGGACCAGGAGCGTATCAATGCCGCCGCAGAGTTCCTGCGTCAATCCCTGGAGGCCCCGCCCACACTGGTGGAACTGGCCACGCGGGTTTCTTTGAGCGAATCAAAATTGAAGTCCGGCTTCCACCAGGTCTTCGGTACCACCACCTTTGGCTACCTCCGCCAGCAGCGCCTGGAAAAAGCGCGCCTGCTGCTGGAGCGCGGGGATTGCAGCATTCTGGATGCCTCCCACATGGTCGGCATCAGCAATCCCAGCCACTTCGCCTCCCTTTTTAAGCAGCAGTTCGGCATGAATCCCAAGCAGTTTCAGTTGAACGTCACGAGGCAGAAATAA
- a CDS encoding glycosyltransferase family 9 protein: MEAKGNKPRVLVIRGGAIGDFILTMPALRLIRETLAGCEVEVLGYPGIAELAVKAGLADTVRSLEHRSMALLFAKGAALDPALVEYLLSFNVVVSYLFDPDGILRGQLEGIGVKTLLECPHSVRPGQGHAAQQLARPLEKLAMYLDEPNWRAPLLGEAKPEASGIGGRRIALHVGSGSVKKNWPVEHWRQVVAALREEHPAAEVMLITGEAEKERGVDVAGFEAAEHWQALPLPELADRLRGCDLFLGHDSGISHLAATCGLPCLLLFGPTDPALWAPPQTGVQVLQAEEGDWEMLTPEEVIAAVMNALSQG; this comes from the coding sequence ATGGAGGCCAAGGGCAACAAGCCGCGCGTCCTGGTCATTCGCGGTGGCGCGATCGGAGATTTTATCCTCACCATGCCGGCGCTGCGGCTGATCCGCGAAACGCTGGCCGGCTGCGAGGTGGAGGTGCTGGGCTATCCGGGCATTGCGGAGCTGGCGGTAAAGGCGGGGCTGGCGGATACGGTGCGCAGCCTGGAGCACCGGTCCATGGCGCTGCTCTTTGCCAAAGGCGCGGCGCTGGACCCGGCGCTGGTGGAGTATCTGCTGAGCTTCAATGTGGTGGTGAGCTACCTGTTTGATCCGGACGGCATCCTGCGCGGGCAGCTGGAGGGCATCGGCGTGAAGACGCTGCTAGAGTGTCCGCACTCCGTACGTCCGGGGCAGGGCCACGCCGCGCAGCAACTGGCCCGGCCGCTGGAAAAGCTGGCCATGTATCTGGACGAGCCGAACTGGCGCGCCCCGCTGCTGGGGGAGGCGAAGCCGGAGGCGTCTGGCATTGGAGGCAGACGCATTGCCCTGCATGTGGGGAGCGGATCGGTGAAGAAGAACTGGCCGGTGGAGCACTGGCGGCAGGTGGTGGCCGCGCTGCGCGAGGAACATCCGGCAGCGGAGGTGATGCTTATCACCGGCGAGGCCGAAAAGGAGCGCGGAGTGGACGTGGCGGGCTTTGAAGCGGCGGAGCACTGGCAGGCGCTGCCGCTGCCGGAGCTGGCGGACCGCCTGCGCGGCTGCGATCTTTTCCTGGGCCATGACAGCGGCATCTCCCACCTGGCCGCGACCTGCGGGCTGCCCTGCCTGCTGCTCTTTGGCCCCACGGACCCGGCCCTGTGGGCTCCGCCGCAGACAGGCGTGCAGGTTTTGCAGGCAGAGGAGGGGGACTGGGAAATGCTGACGCCTGAAGAAGTCATCGCCGCCGTGATGAATGCCCTGAGCCAGGGCTGA
- a CDS encoding PepSY-associated TM helix domain-containing protein translates to MASSASIRRWTTLHRWSSLFCTANLLFLCVTGLLLIFHPEIDAMLGSMPEIRQEGREMQPPSQLVEAARQSRPGWSPAVYAEDEDHPGRVLITMLPPGVQDLAESKAVILDGFTGQATDVKLDQTFSMIVLNLHANLYAGFFGELFLALVGIAFFVALISGVVIYAPFMRSFLYGMIRRERGARLFQLDLHNLVGISTLAWCCVVCFTGIVLELGKPLLMIYQHQDLAAMTAPFKDRPAPESIVPLDQAIATARQAWPGHRMQFAVFPGTQLTGQHHFTLFMAAESGLAKRVPKLTLVDAATAELTVASDAPWYIQALFVSGPLHFGDYAGTPLRIIWAVFTVLTIILCISGLYLFIAKLRGRRREVSLLQEATS, encoded by the coding sequence ATGGCATCCTCCGCCTCCATCCGCCGCTGGACCACTCTGCACCGTTGGAGCAGCCTGTTTTGCACCGCCAATCTGCTGTTCCTCTGTGTCACCGGTCTCCTGCTCATCTTCCACCCGGAGATCGATGCCATGCTCGGCTCCATGCCGGAGATCCGGCAGGAGGGACGGGAGATGCAGCCCCCCAGCCAGTTGGTGGAGGCGGCCAGGCAATCCCGCCCCGGCTGGTCCCCCGCCGTTTATGCAGAGGATGAGGATCATCCGGGCCGGGTCTTGATCACCATGCTGCCTCCCGGTGTCCAGGACCTGGCAGAGAGCAAGGCCGTCATCCTGGATGGCTTCACCGGCCAGGCCACGGATGTGAAGCTGGACCAGACATTCAGCATGATCGTGCTGAATCTCCATGCCAATCTCTATGCCGGTTTCTTCGGTGAGCTGTTCTTGGCCCTCGTCGGCATTGCCTTCTTTGTCGCCCTGATCTCCGGCGTGGTCATCTATGCGCCCTTTATGCGTAGCTTTCTCTATGGCATGATCCGCCGGGAGCGTGGGGCGCGCCTGTTTCAACTGGACCTGCATAACCTCGTCGGCATTTCCACGCTGGCCTGGTGCTGTGTCGTCTGCTTCACCGGCATCGTCCTGGAGCTTGGGAAGCCTCTCCTCATGATCTACCAGCACCAGGACCTCGCCGCGATGACGGCCCCCTTTAAGGACCGCCCAGCGCCGGAGAGCATCGTGCCGCTGGACCAGGCCATCGCCACCGCCCGCCAGGCCTGGCCGGGGCATCGCATGCAGTTCGCCGTCTTTCCCGGCACGCAGTTGACCGGCCAGCATCACTTTACCCTCTTCATGGCTGCCGAGTCCGGCCTGGCCAAGCGCGTGCCCAAGCTGACGCTGGTGGATGCCGCCACCGCCGAACTCACTGTGGCCAGTGATGCGCCCTGGTACATTCAGGCGCTCTTCGTCAGCGGCCCGCTGCATTTTGGTGACTATGCCGGCACCCCGCTGCGGATCATCTGGGCCGTGTTTACCGTCCTCACCATCATCCTCTGCATCAGCGGACTGTATCTTTTCATCGCCAAGCTTCGCGGCCGCCGTCGCGAGGTCTCGCTGCTTCAGGAAGCCACCTCATGA